A section of the Sphingomonas ginsenosidivorax genome encodes:
- a CDS encoding TonB-dependent receptor domain-containing protein, whose amino-acid sequence MHARGLGTRTIAIAAACGFGSVDAAAASRDRVVLAIPAERLDLTLRQLATQTGQQILFDPATTGRRRTAALHGPIDPDRALRTLLAGTGLVAKRVRAGVIIIVAAPPARVPQARIEVVPPDAEIVVTALKRPTTLGDTEISMDAVTGAQVQMRGAYDLRSAAALLPGLVPIATAPLQQRIAIRGVSGTGESTVGLYYGETPISGPSGTTFDPAASTPDVDLVDVDRIELLRGPQGTLYGASSMGGTLRVLFNQPDATRWSGHVDAGVSAVQGGGIGGNLAAVVNAPIVQDTLAARIVVHRRTVGGYVDNALLGVKDTGGVLRQGVRLGLAWTPSPSLRIDTLALHQDTRIDDAGFWYPDLGRYRNDQPVRTPNRERLDLASVTAHWTTGALAVVATGSHYRWTIVKQGDFTQVLARQATSTASCARHVALTGGAGCTPAQRSAFQAYLQTRLPGLLYQPFRVESSTAEVRVSSDRTGVLGWTIGGFVERRRDSAESYTVRADAATGLRIVPLDITGLRLLHSALDQQAAFAETNWGVTSRLTATLGLRYFHYTRTAYGSVPIPNIITGTGAIGTDRYARADDGTNLKAELAYRLPGETLVYAIAAEGFRPGGVNITPDLSDQERSYDADHVWSYELGAKTRLASDRLALEGALYHIDWADTIYAAWSANGAFGYNRNIGTVRIDGVEAKAVLSIGAVRLTGSANYTDARLGEDQPVDTTDGAGRRGDPLPNVPRLAYAMGVQTSVPVAGGKVATFGVDAVGATRVRTAFNDRSTYYAVTPARFVIDANADIRLAQWRAGIGVRNLLNAVGANRLTSSAFGTRQLYSSAPRTVMLSLDRDF is encoded by the coding sequence ATGCATGCCCGCGGCCTTGGCACACGAACGATCGCGATCGCTGCGGCCTGCGGGTTCGGCAGCGTCGACGCGGCGGCCGCATCGCGCGATCGGGTGGTGCTCGCGATTCCCGCGGAGCGGCTCGACCTCACGCTGCGGCAGCTCGCGACGCAGACCGGGCAGCAGATCCTGTTCGATCCGGCGACGACCGGACGCCGCAGGACGGCGGCGCTGCACGGCCCGATCGACCCGGACCGCGCGCTCAGGACGCTGCTCGCCGGCACCGGGCTGGTCGCGAAACGCGTCCGCGCCGGTGTCATCATCATCGTTGCCGCACCGCCTGCACGCGTTCCCCAGGCGAGGATCGAGGTCGTGCCGCCGGACGCCGAAATCGTCGTGACCGCACTGAAACGCCCGACGACGCTCGGCGATACCGAGATCAGCATGGACGCGGTGACCGGCGCGCAGGTCCAGATGCGGGGTGCATACGACCTGCGCAGTGCCGCCGCGCTGTTGCCCGGACTGGTGCCGATCGCGACCGCGCCGTTGCAACAGCGGATCGCGATCCGCGGCGTCAGCGGCACCGGCGAGTCGACCGTCGGCCTCTATTACGGCGAAACGCCGATCAGCGGCCCGTCCGGGACGACGTTCGATCCCGCCGCCAGCACCCCCGATGTCGACCTGGTCGATGTCGACCGGATCGAGCTGCTGCGCGGGCCGCAGGGGACGCTGTACGGCGCGAGTTCGATGGGCGGCACGCTGCGGGTCCTGTTCAACCAGCCCGACGCGACGCGCTGGTCCGGGCACGTCGATGCCGGCGTATCGGCGGTGCAGGGCGGCGGGATCGGGGGCAACCTTGCCGCGGTCGTCAATGCGCCGATCGTGCAGGACACGCTGGCCGCGCGGATCGTCGTGCACCGGCGCACCGTCGGCGGCTATGTCGACAACGCCCTGCTGGGCGTGAAGGATACCGGCGGCGTCCTGCGTCAGGGTGTGCGCCTCGGGCTCGCCTGGACGCCGTCGCCGTCGCTCAGGATCGATACGCTGGCGCTGCATCAGGACACCCGGATCGACGATGCCGGGTTCTGGTATCCCGATCTCGGGCGGTATCGCAACGACCAGCCGGTCCGCACCCCCAATCGCGAGCGGCTCGACCTGGCGAGCGTCACCGCGCACTGGACCACCGGCGCGCTCGCGGTGGTGGCGACCGGATCGCATTATCGTTGGACGATCGTGAAGCAGGGCGACTTCACGCAGGTGCTGGCGCGGCAGGCGACGAGCACGGCAAGCTGCGCGCGCCATGTGGCCCTGACGGGCGGCGCGGGGTGCACGCCGGCGCAGCGCAGCGCGTTCCAGGCGTATCTGCAGACGCGGTTGCCGGGCCTGTTGTACCAGCCGTTCCGCGTCGAAAGCAGCACGGCCGAGGTCCGCGTGTCGTCCGACCGGACGGGCGTGCTCGGCTGGACGATCGGCGGGTTCGTCGAGCGGCGGCGCGATTCGGCGGAGAGCTATACGGTGCGCGCCGACGCCGCGACCGGGCTGCGTATCGTGCCGCTCGACATTACCGGGTTGCGGCTGCTGCACAGCGCGCTCGACCAGCAGGCGGCGTTCGCGGAGACCAACTGGGGCGTGACGTCGCGACTGACCGCGACGCTCGGCCTGCGCTATTTTCATTACACGCGGACCGCCTATGGATCGGTGCCGATCCCCAACATCATCACCGGCACCGGCGCGATCGGCACCGATCGCTATGCGCGCGCCGACGACGGCACCAATTTGAAGGCCGAACTCGCCTATCGCCTGCCGGGCGAGACGCTGGTCTATGCCATCGCCGCCGAAGGATTCCGGCCCGGCGGGGTCAACATCACCCCGGACCTGAGCGACCAGGAGCGCAGCTACGACGCCGACCATGTCTGGAGCTACGAACTGGGCGCCAAGACCAGGCTCGCGAGCGACCGCCTCGCGCTGGAGGGCGCGCTCTATCATATCGACTGGGCGGACACGATCTATGCCGCGTGGAGCGCGAACGGCGCGTTCGGCTACAACCGCAACATCGGCACGGTGCGGATCGACGGCGTCGAGGCCAAGGCCGTTCTGTCGATCGGCGCGGTGCGGCTGACGGGATCGGCGAACTATACCGATGCGCGGCTGGGCGAGGACCAGCCGGTCGATACCACCGACGGCGCGGGGCGGCGCGGCGATCCTCTGCCCAACGTGCCGCGGCTCGCCTACGCCATGGGCGTGCAGACCAGCGTCCCGGTGGCAGGCGGCAAGGTCGCGACGTTCGGCGTCGACGCGGTCGGTGCGACGCGCGTGCGGACCGCGTTCAACGATCGCAGCACCTATTACGCGGTGACCCCGGCGCGGTTCGTGATCGACGCCAATGCCGATATCCGGCTGGCGCAGTGGCGCGCGGGGATCGGGGTGCGCAACCTGCTGAACGCAGTCGGCGCGAACCGGCTGACGTCGAGCGCGTTCGGTACGCGCCAGCTGTACAGCAGCGCGCCGCGCACCGTGATGCTGTCGCTCGATCGCGATTTCTGA
- a CDS encoding RNA polymerase sigma factor, producing the protein MQTSHARLAADDGNSVDLSRHLGAVRRFLMKRAPIGEVDDLVQEVALRMQTRRATDAIDNVEGYLFQVAQSVLADRGRRDTVRHRSAHDSLEEFHHPVEDRSPERVLQGKEHLAQLIAAMNDLPERTRQAFVLHRFEEMSYAAIARHLGISVSAVEKHIMKAIKLLAGSLR; encoded by the coding sequence ATGCAGACTTCCCACGCGCGCTTGGCCGCCGACGACGGCAACAGCGTCGACCTGTCGCGCCATCTGGGGGCCGTGCGGCGGTTCCTGATGAAACGTGCGCCGATCGGCGAGGTCGACGATCTGGTGCAGGAGGTCGCGCTCCGGATGCAGACGCGGCGCGCGACCGACGCGATCGACAATGTCGAGGGCTATCTGTTCCAGGTCGCGCAGAGCGTGCTTGCCGATCGTGGCCGCCGTGACACCGTCCGCCACCGGTCCGCGCACGACAGCCTCGAAGAATTTCACCATCCCGTTGAGGACCGCTCGCCCGAGCGCGTCCTACAGGGCAAGGAACATCTCGCGCAGCTGATCGCCGCGATGAACGACCTGCCCGAGCGCACGCGCCAGGCATTCGTCCTTCATCGCTTCGAGGAAATGAGCTACGCGGCGATCGCCCGACATCTGGGCATATCGGTGAGCGCGGTCGAAAAGCATATCATGAAGGCGATCAAGCTCCTCGCAGGTTCGCTGCGCTGA
- a CDS encoding FecR family protein: MDPVPASPDAAAAAASWYARLHADDATPADRAAFGRWLAAEDAHDQAWHELVATTRLLDAARDDPALLAMIAATRSEIGTRPQRRWWPMAAAAAVVLAVGGTTALVLDRDTQPATQIAETRYATPVGRSRDITLADGTRMTLDADSAVRIAAPGATRRVAIDRGQAFFTVAHDARHPFVVSAGGNSVTALGTQFAVRTAADRVVVSLVEGSVRVDTPDIGRATILVPGNTLTIGRTALQLTRAGAETATGWRKGTLTFDAAPLTDVVAELNRYSVQRIELGDARLARRVFSGVLKTDGGGTALADALSAYGVARVRYADRTRLVLASQP, encoded by the coding sequence ATGGACCCCGTACCGGCGAGTCCCGACGCCGCCGCGGCGGCCGCATCCTGGTATGCGCGGCTGCACGCCGACGATGCGACGCCGGCCGACCGCGCGGCGTTCGGCCGCTGGCTCGCCGCCGAAGACGCGCACGACCAGGCCTGGCACGAGCTGGTCGCCACGACGCGCCTGCTCGACGCAGCACGCGACGACCCCGCCCTCCTCGCGATGATCGCCGCGACCCGCAGCGAAATCGGCACCCGCCCGCAGCGGCGCTGGTGGCCGATGGCGGCCGCGGCAGCGGTGGTGCTCGCGGTCGGCGGGACCACCGCGCTCGTCCTCGACCGGGACACGCAGCCAGCAACGCAAATCGCGGAGACCCGCTACGCGACCCCGGTCGGCCGGTCGCGCGATATCACGCTCGCCGACGGGACGCGGATGACGCTCGACGCCGATTCCGCGGTCCGGATCGCGGCGCCCGGTGCAACGCGACGCGTGGCGATCGATCGGGGCCAGGCGTTCTTCACGGTGGCGCATGACGCGCGCCACCCGTTCGTCGTCTCGGCGGGCGGCAACAGCGTGACCGCGCTCGGCACGCAGTTCGCGGTGCGTACCGCCGCCGACCGCGTCGTCGTCAGCCTGGTCGAGGGATCGGTCCGCGTCGACACCCCCGACATCGGTCGCGCGACGATTCTCGTCCCGGGCAACACGCTGACGATCGGCCGCACGGCGCTGCAACTCACCCGTGCCGGCGCCGAGACAGCGACCGGATGGCGCAAGGGGACGCTGACGTTCGACGCCGCGCCGCTCACGGACGTCGTCGCCGAACTCAACCGCTATTCCGTGCAGCGCATCGAACTCGGCGATGCCCGGCTCGCCAGGCGCGTGTTCAGCGGCGTGCTGAAGACCGACGGCGGCGGCACCGCGCTCGCCGACGCGCTGTCGGCCTACGGTGTCGCGCGCGTGCGCTACGCCGACCGCACGCGGCTGGTGCTCGCCTCCCAACCCTGA
- a CDS encoding alpha/beta fold hydrolase, with translation MVRPRTPLMLLPAMGCDGQLWARQIVDLAGIARVEFGDLSQDDTLSAMAARVLAAAPPRFAVAGVSLGGYVAMEMVRQAPDRVSRIALFGTRASMEVRPRTVVGQGLLATAPHADPRLTANVAGPAQAMADRVGQIVFERQQRAMLARPDISDAIAAIRVPTLVAVGDRDRICTPDDARALSARIEGAHFHLLRSCGHLSPLERPGEVTALLRRWLGVQPGDHRPDA, from the coding sequence ATGGTCCGACCGCGTACACCGCTGATGCTGCTTCCCGCGATGGGATGCGACGGGCAATTATGGGCGCGGCAGATCGTCGATCTCGCCGGGATCGCGCGGGTCGAGTTCGGCGACCTGTCGCAGGACGATACGCTGTCCGCGATGGCGGCGCGGGTGCTCGCCGCGGCCCCGCCGCGGTTCGCGGTCGCGGGCGTCAGCCTGGGCGGCTATGTCGCGATGGAGATGGTCCGGCAGGCGCCCGACCGCGTTTCGCGGATCGCGCTGTTCGGGACGCGCGCCTCGATGGAGGTGCGGCCGCGGACCGTCGTGGGGCAGGGCCTGCTCGCGACCGCGCCGCATGCCGACCCGCGCCTGACGGCAAATGTCGCAGGCCCGGCGCAGGCGATGGCCGACCGCGTCGGGCAAATCGTGTTCGAACGGCAGCAACGTGCGATGCTCGCCCGGCCGGACATCTCGGACGCGATCGCGGCGATCCGTGTGCCGACGCTCGTCGCGGTCGGCGATCGCGACCGGATCTGCACCCCCGACGACGCGCGGGCGCTGAGCGCGCGAATCGAGGGCGCGCACTTCCACCTGTTGCGCTCGTGTGGCCACCTCTCGCCGCTCGAACGGCCGGGCGAAGTGACCGCGCTGCTCCGCCGGTGGCTCGGCGTCCAGCCGGGCGACCATCGGCCCGACGCCTAG
- a CDS encoding CitMHS family transporter: protein MNLALLGFLMVATFMTLIMTKKMTPLVALIVIPSIFGVFAGEAAGLGPMMIDGIKNLAPTGVMLLFAILFFSTMTDTGLFDPLVGRLIRLVHGDPMRILIGTVVLCALVSLDGDGSTTYIITIAALLPLYKRFAMNRLYLVCLLMTTSGIMNLTPWGGPTARAASALKLDPATLFLPLIPGMLAGLAFLIGLAVYFGRKERARMGEAGITATTEIGDMAVSQYPEARRPKLIWFNAALVVTLLTLLVWGILPLSVLMMLAFAIAMIVNYPGVADQKERISAHAGNVLAVVSLIFAAGIFTGILGGTGMVDAMSKAVVGIIPPVLGPYMAPITALLSMPATFFISNDAFYFGMLPILAEAGAHYGVAPEAIARASLMGQPVHLLSPLVPSTYLLVSLVGIDLADHQRFTLVPAIAVCTVMTLVGMIALAFPFVV from the coding sequence ATGAACCTTGCCCTGCTCGGCTTCCTGATGGTGGCCACGTTCATGACGTTGATCATGACCAAGAAGATGACGCCGTTGGTCGCGCTCATCGTGATCCCGTCGATCTTCGGCGTGTTCGCGGGCGAGGCCGCGGGTCTTGGCCCGATGATGATCGACGGCATCAAGAACCTCGCGCCGACCGGCGTGATGCTGCTGTTCGCGATCCTGTTCTTCTCGACGATGACCGACACGGGCTTGTTCGATCCTTTGGTCGGGCGGCTGATCCGGCTGGTCCACGGGGATCCGATGCGGATCCTGATCGGGACGGTCGTGCTGTGCGCGCTCGTCAGCCTCGATGGCGACGGATCGACCACCTACATCATTACGATCGCCGCGCTGCTGCCGCTGTACAAGCGCTTCGCCATGAACCGGCTGTACCTGGTCTGCCTGTTGATGACGACGAGCGGGATCATGAACCTGACGCCGTGGGGCGGGCCGACCGCGCGCGCCGCGAGCGCGCTGAAGCTCGATCCCGCCACGCTGTTCCTGCCGCTGATCCCCGGCATGCTCGCCGGGCTCGCCTTCCTGATCGGCCTCGCGGTCTATTTCGGGCGCAAGGAGCGCGCGCGGATGGGGGAAGCCGGTATCACTGCGACCACCGAGATCGGCGACATGGCGGTCTCGCAATATCCCGAGGCGCGGCGGCCCAAGCTGATCTGGTTCAACGCAGCCCTCGTCGTCACGCTGCTCACGCTGCTCGTCTGGGGCATCCTGCCGCTGTCGGTGCTGATGATGCTGGCGTTCGCGATCGCGATGATCGTCAACTATCCCGGCGTCGCCGACCAGAAGGAGCGGATCTCGGCGCATGCCGGCAACGTGCTCGCGGTCGTCTCGCTGATCTTCGCCGCGGGGATCTTCACCGGGATCCTCGGCGGCACCGGCATGGTCGACGCGATGAGCAAGGCGGTCGTCGGGATTATCCCGCCGGTACTCGGGCCGTACATGGCGCCGATCACCGCGCTGCTCAGCATGCCCGCGACCTTCTTCATCTCGAACGACGCCTTCTATTTCGGGATGCTGCCGATCCTTGCCGAGGCGGGCGCGCATTACGGCGTCGCGCCAGAGGCGATCGCGCGCGCGTCGCTGATGGGGCAGCCGGTCCACCTGCTCAGCCCGCTGGTGCCTTCGACCTATCTGCTCGTCAGCCTGGTCGGCATCGACCTTGCCGATCACCAGCGCTTCACGCTCGTGCCCGCGATTGCCGTCTGCACGGTTATGACGCTGGTCGGCATGATCGCGCTCGCCTTCCCGTTCGTGGTCTGA